A window of the Henckelia pumila isolate YLH828 chromosome 3, ASM3356847v2, whole genome shotgun sequence genome harbors these coding sequences:
- the LOC140886865 gene encoding amino acid transporter AVT3B-like has protein sequence MVMVMVVGKEAGSSSNDLPTENTPLLFSFAHKPQALSSQLKTFANVFIAIVGAGVLGLPYTFMRTGWLTSLLMILVVAALTYHGMMLLIRTRHKLGDSPYPIASFGDLGFAVSGSIGRFAVDSMIVLSQAGFCVGYLIFISNTLGNLFNSSSSLVAPKIWGVSAKSIYIWTCFPFQLGLNSIASLTLLAPLSIFADIVDLGAMGVVIAEDFQIFMKQMPAVEAFGTLSTFFYGLGVAVYSFEGIGMALPLESEMKDRSKFGKILGLAMLFIAVMYGAFGTMGYFAFGENTKDIITANIGKGLLSTLVQLGLCINLFFTFPLMMHPVYEVFERRFWSGNYCLWMRWMLVLVVSLVALFVPNFADFLSLVGSSTCCALGFVLPALFHYLAFKEDMSWRQASADWGLIISGVFLGVLGTWYSLLEIFAIKA, from the exons ATGGTGATGGTGATGGTGGTGGGAAAGGAAGCGGGCTCATCTTCGAATGATTTGCCCACAGAGAACACACCTCTCTTGTTTTCTTTCGCCCACAAGCCCCAGGCTTTGTCTTCTCAGCTCAAAACCTTCGCAAATGTCTTTATAGCCATCGTCGGGGCCGGAgttcttggcctcccttacacCTTCATGCGCACCGGTTGGCTCACTAGTCTCCTCATGATTCTTGTGGTCGCCGCTCTCACCTACCATGGGATGATGCTCCTAATCAGGACCCGTCACAAGCTTGGGGATTCCCCCTATCCGATTGCTTCTTTTGGCGATCTGGGTTTCGCTGTTTCTGGTTCTATTGGCAGATTTGCCGTTGATTCCATGATCGTTCTGTCCCAAGCTGGCTTTTGTGTTGGCTATCTCATTTTCATTTCCAACACTCTCGGCAATCTTTTCAATTCCTCCTCCTCATTGGTTGCGCCTAAGATCTGGGGAGTGAGCGCCAAGAGCATTTATATTTGGACTTGTTTTCCATTTCAGTTGGGGTTGAATTCGATTGCATCTCTGACCCTTTTGGCGCCGCTCAGCATCTTCGCGGATATTGTGGACTTGGGGGCTATGGGGGTTGTGATTGCTGAGGATTTCCAGATATTCATGAAGCAGATGCCAGCGGTTGAGGCGTTTGGAACTCTTTCCACCTTCTTTTATGGATTGGGAGTGGCGGTGTATTCGTTTGAGGGGATTGGAATGGCATTGCCTTTGGAGTCGGAGATGAAGGACAGGTCCAAGTTTGGCAAGATTTTGGGACTGGCCATGCTCTTCATTGCTGTAATGTATGGGGCATTTGGAACGATGGGTTACTTTGCATTTGGTGAGAACACAAAGGACATAATCACGGCCAACATTGGAAAAGGATTGTTGAGCACTTTGGTTCAGCTAGGCCTCTGCATAAATTTGTTCTTTACATTCCCGTTGATGATGCACCCAGTTTATGAAGTGTTTGAGAGGAGGTTCTGGTCGGGGAATTACTGCTTGTGGATGAGATGGATGCTTGTACTGGTTGTAAGTTTGGTTGCATTATTTGTTCCAAATTTTGCTGATTTTTTGTCTTTGGTGGGCAGCAGCACCTGCTGTGCTCTTGGGTTCGTTTTGCCCGCTCTGTTCCATTATCTAGCATTCAAAGAAGACATGAGCTGGAGACAAGCTAGTGCTGATTGGGGCCTAATTATCTCGGGTGTTTTTCTTGGGGTCTTGGGGACTTGGTACTCCCTACTGGAGATTTTCGCTATCAAG GCTTGA